The Polluticoccus soli sequence TAGTGCGGCATTCCCTGTAAATGCCGATGCGGAAATTTCTGTCAAAACAGAAAAGCGTTCCTTCGATGAATTCATCAACGCGACGGTCGCAAAATATAACCTGCCCGCTCCTCCTTACAATGGTGAGGGTGCTGACAACCCTGCGTTGAGCATCGCGTCGCTGGGACTTGCTATCGGCGGGCTAGCTGCTATAGCAGTGGCACTTTACTCCCTGATGTGGGTTTTGTTGATCCCTGCTGGTCTGCTAGGCATCGCTTCTATTATTTTGGGAGCAATGGGTGCGCGCAGGCGGCCGTTGCGCGGAATAGGTATTGCCGGATTTTCGCTGGGAATAGTTGATCTTTCTATACTTGTAGTTATCGGCATTTTCGCATTCTTCGTAGCACTCCTGCTGGGAGGATTTTAATCTGGCAGTTTGTCTCATCGGAAAAGAAAACAGTTAACCCCTATGAAAAACTTTATTTACGCCATCGTATGTCTGTCAATGATGCTCACGTTTCCGGAACGGACTGCCTATGCAGCGTTCCCGATAAAAGCTGGCGAAGAGATATCTGCAAAGACAGAGCGGCGATCGTTTGATGAGCTGGTTAACACCGCAATAGAAAGATTCCACTTACCCCTGAAGCCCACACGCGACATAACGGAAACGAAGGGTAAGGTATTGAACATCGTTTCCTTTGCTCTTGGTTTTACGGGCGCGGGCGCAATTACAGTAGCAGCCTTTGCGCCAGCCGCGGCATTGACACTGTTAGCGTTAGCTACAGGAATGGGCATAGCTGCTATCATAACGGGCGTAAAGGGATCGGAAAGCGATGCGCCGTTAAAGGGTTTAGGAATTGCCGGCTATGTTTTGGGAATTATTGATCTGACAGCACTGTTGATTGTATTAATCGCAACGGTAGTTCTTTTGGCGCTCATTTTATTTGGTAATTAGTTCAAGAAATTCGGTTTCGGTAAGAATGGTTACTGTGCCGAGTTTCTTGGCTTTTTCCAGTTTAGAGCCGGCATCTTCACCTACTACAAGATAGTTGAGTTTGCTGCTTACGCCGCTGAGTAACGTTCCGCCTTTATCTTCTACCATAGCTTCCGCATCGCTCCGTTTGAAGTGACTGAGCGTGCCGGTGAACAGGAATGTTTTTCCTAATAATCCACCTTCGGCCTGTCTTTGGCTTTTGTGGTGGCTTTCCAGGTTCACGCCTTCTTTTTCCAGCAGGTCTATCATGTGCCTGTTCTCGGGATTGTGGAAGAAGTGAGCAACGGAGGCTGCTACCTTCGGTCCCACATCTTCCAGCGACACCAGTTTCTCTTCATCCCAGTCGTATAGCTCGCGGATGTGATTGACGGCATTCGCCAATGTTTTGGCCATCGTCTCGCCCACATGGCGTATGCCTAGTCCAAATATTACGCGGTTAAGCGGTTGCTTTTTAGAGTTGTCGATTGCCGTGCGGAGATTAGTTATAGACTTTTCGCCGAAGCCTTCCAGCTGTTTTATCTTGTCGAAATCAAGATGGTATATGCCCGGAATGTCTTTCAATAATTCCAGGTCGTAGAATTTAAGAATGTTGGCACCGCCCAGGTTACGGATGTCCATAGCATCCTTGCTGGCAAAGTGTATGATGCGCTCTACCACCTGCGCAGGACAGTTGATATTGATACAACGCCACACAGCTTCCTCCTCCGGTCGTTCCAGCGCCTCGTTACACACAGGGCAGTGTGTTGGGAAAACGATCTTTTCCTCGCTGCCGTCGCGCAGTTCTGCGAGCGGTTTAACTATATAAGGAATTACATCACCTGCGCGTTCCACTAACACAGTGTCTCCAATGTGCAGGTCTTTTTCGCGCACTACATCTTCGTTGAACAGCGAAATAGACGTAACGGTAACACCGCCAATCGGTACGGGTTCTATTTTGGCTACAGGTGTCACGCTGCCGGTACGGCCGACCTGAAATTCTACACGTTGCAGCTTACTGGTGGCCTGTCGTGCTTTGAATTTATAAGCCACAGCCCAGCGTGGGTGGTGGGTGGTCATACCCATACGGTCCTGCAGGTCGAACTGGTTTACTTTGATCACCAGACCATCTACTTCAAAGGGCAGGTCATCGCGCTTTTGTTCAAACTCATCACAGAATTTAATAACGTCCTCAATATTGCTGAAGCGTTTCATTTCGCGCACTGGCGTTGGAAAGCCCAGCGAATACAGGTACTCCAGCGAGTCGTAGTGTGTATGCAGTTTTGCAGGAACGTCTTTGCCACGCTCCAGCGTGTAGTCGCTAATATGGTATAGTGTAACCGACAGTTTCCGTTTGCCCACTTCGCGTGGGTCGAGGATACGGAGGGTGCCAGATGCTGCGTTCCGCGGGTTGGCCAACGGGCTTAAACCTTCGGCAGCGCGTTGACGGTTGTATTCTGCAAATACATCTTTATGTATCACTACTTCACCGCGTATCTCTATCTGCGAGATCCCTTCTTTTGTAAAGCCAGCAGACAAAGGCATGGAACGGATCTGTTTGATGTTTACCGTCACATCTTCGCCCATGATGCCATCGCCACGGGTAGCGCCACGGGTCAACTTACCATCTTCATATATTACGGAAACGCTGGCGCCATCATATTTTGGCTCTGCGCAGTATTCTATCTGGTCGGTACCGGCCAGCTCACGGCAGCGGCGGTCCCAGTCGCGCAGGTCGTCGGCATTATAAGTATTATCGAGGCTGAGCATCGGCACCAGGTGGCTCACCGCAGGAAATTTTTCGCTCAAGCCAAGTGCCACGCGTTGTGTAGGAGAATCGGCTGTTACCTGCTCCGGGTATTGTTCTTCGAGTCCTTTCAGTTTTTTGAACAGCGTATCATATTCAACATCGGCCAGCACAGGCTCGCTTTGCACATAGTATTTCCAGTCGGCATAATTGATCACCTCGCGCAGGGCTTCGATGTCTTGCTCAACATTGCCACTTTCACTAGTCAATAAGGTTTTTGCCTGCTGGTAAAGGCGCTGTTCATCCTGGCTCGTGTACATGAGCACAAAGAAACTTTATCCCAGCAAATTTTCCCAATCGCCAGCACCCTCGCGTACTAATTGTGCTTCGCCGGAAGTACAATCGATAACCGTAGAGGAAATAGTGTTTCCAGATCCGCCATCTATCACTATATCAACCAGTTTGGCAAATCGCTCGTGCATCAGTTCGGGATCGGTGTAATATTCTACGTCCTCATCCATAGGAAGCGAAACACTCATGATGGGGTTACCCAGCTCACGGACAATGGCTTGAGTAATATTGTGGTCGGGGATGCGTATACCAACAGTGTCCTTTTTTGTCTTGAGCATTTTGGGTACCTGTTTGCTGGCTTCGAGGATAAATGTGTACGGACCGGGTAGCGCTGCCTTTAGCAGCCGGAAGATTGGCGTGCTCACACTTTTGGCATAGTCGCTCAGGTGTGCAAGGTCGGTGCAGACAAAGCTGAATTGCGCTTTTTTAGGCTCTATTCCTTTAATGCGGCAGATACGTTCTATGGCCGCCGTATTATATATATCGCACCCAAGACCATAGATGGTATCGGTAGGGTAGATGATGACACCACCACCTTTAAGGCAGTCAACGACTGTTTTGATGTTCCTGGGTTGGGGATCGTCGGGGTGGATGTGCAGCAGCATATATTAGACTAAAGCTATGGCTAAGGTATGCGAAATACTTTAGCTAATTTGCATCGGTAACCTGCATGGCATGTTCTCTATTATCATCCCTACCTGGAATAATGTCGACTTCGTAAAACTCTGTGTGGAAAGCATCCGGAAAAACTCCACGATGAACCACCAGGTGATACTGCATATCAATGATGGTTCAGATGGCACAAAACAATGGGCTGAGGAGCAACGGCTGGATTTTACTCATACTGACACCAATGCAGGCATTTGTGTGGCTGTAAATACAGCAGCAGGGCTTGCCGCGCACGACTATATCGTATACATGAATGATGATATGTACGTGTGCCCCGGTTGGGACAAGCACTTGGCTGACGAAATAAAAACACTTGGCACAGATATGTTCATGTTGTCGTCAACGATGATAGAGCCAAATGAATCGGGCAATCGTTCTGTGGTGGTTCAGGATTTTGGAAAAGACCTAACATCGTTTGACGAAGCGGGATTGTTGTCGGCCTATGAGCGGCTTGAAAAACCGGACTGGAATGGTTCTGCCTGGCCTCCAACTATCGTCCATAAGAAGTATTGGCAAATAACAGGTGGGTACAGCATCGAGTTTAGTCCCGGCCTGAGTAGCGATGATGATTTTGCTATGAAGATGTGGCAGGCAGGCTGCAGGATATTTAAAGGCGTGGGCAGGAGCAAGGTGTATCACTTCCAGTCGAAATCGTTGTACCGCATCAAAAAGAACAACGGACGAAAGCAGTTCCTGATGAAATGGGGCATTAACCAATCTACCTTCAATAAGTTTTTCCTGAGACGTGGCGCCTTGTATAAAGGACCATTGACGACGCCTCAACGCAGGCAAATACGCAGTGAGCTTTGGCGCGCCTGGCTGAAGCGCAAGTTATATTAAGCTGTTGATGGCTTTTAATGCAGCCTTTAGCCTCTCTTCCGGTGTCGATGAGACCAACGCCCATGGCACGCCGCTGTTCTCCACTATATCACGGTATATATTGAAAAAATACTGGCGCATTTCCGGTAATGGATGCTCACGTAACGGGTCGTCCTGCCATTCTATGTCGATGTCCGTAAGCAGGTACATATCATAGTGTCGTCGTGATATTTCGTCAAGTATGGATTGATGGCAGCGACCATATTTGTGTTCGCTCCATACTTTAAGCACATATAAGTCGGTGTCGCAGATGAGGAATTTATTTGCTTTCGCCAGTTGTTCATCTTCCAGCTTCAGCTGACCTTTTGCGATCTCCAGCAAGTCGCTCTCTTCATAGACGCCTTCACGCTGTTCCAAATATTCGCGCGCATATTCAGGCACCCACACCGTTTTTAAAGAAGCAGCCAACATTTCGCTGAGTGTACTTTTGCCTGTAGATTCGGGCCCTATTACGACGATCTTTTTTACCTGCATCAGGCTGCTTGTTGTTTTTGATGCGACAATTCGTACAACCTCGACCACCTGATATATCCTAGTACCGCTACAATAAACAGGAAGACCGTAAGTGCCGATGTGAGTACCAGCCCTTTATAAACGAGTAGCGGTATGGCTACGATGTTGGAGATGTTCAGCAATACCCAGTTCTCTACTTTGTGTTTGGCCAGCAGCCACATGCCTGCGCAAGCCGTAGCTGATACAAAAGCATCGATGGCCGGAACGGTTGAGTCTGTGAAGTGGGACAGTAACAAATAGAATACGGCCCAGCCGATGGTTGCAATGGCAATGGTTATCAGCCAGTCCTTTTTAGAGTTATGTGTTATGGCTATAGCATTTTCATTTTCTTTATTCTTCTGCCAACGCCACCAGCCATACACACTCATTATGAAATAATAGAAATTAAGCAGGGCTTCGGCGTATAAGCCGGTGGATGGCTTGCCCATCAGGTAGATGAATATTAACGTGCTGACTATGCCTGTGGGATAGAGCAGCACATTGTTGCGATTGGCCAGCAATACACTGGCAATGCTGAAGATCACCGCTATCCACTCGATAATACTGGTTTGAGCAATCCCTGTTTTAAATAAACTGAGCCACGCGCTAACATCCATAGTGCGCCAAAAATACAGCAGGGCCAGTTAATCTATCATGTATAGATAATTGCTAATAATTGGAGCTAAAAAAATTATTAAAACAATTGTGTTGGAAATTCACCTTTTGTTTCTATTTTTGCATCCCCCAACGGGGAGTTGGTGCGGTAGCTCAGTTGGTAGAGCAAAGGACTGAAAATCCTTGTGTCGCCGGTTCGATTCCGGCCCACACCACACAAAATGAAAGCCTTGCAATATTGCAAGGCTTTTTCTATTGATACCTTTCTGGCGTTGAATGTGGCAACCATGTCGATAAGAGATCCTGAACAGGGAGATGCTCCGTTTGTGTATACCGCCAAGCTTTCCTATATGACAGGGATGGCAGATTACTTTACCTAATACGAATATGGCATTAATGACTTTCCGTATCAGCTGGCGCGTGCAGGGGTTAGTCTGTATATTAAAAAGTTGACCCCTAAGTTTAAATAATCGGACTGCAGGGCTTTCTGGTTTGTTCTAATCAAAGTATCTATCGGTCAGTATTAGATCACAATGCCATATTCAGCGAGGTAATAAAGAAATACATTCCCCAACCCAATAGTAGAACAATAACTACCCACAGCCATGCAGGTATACTACGGGGTGTTTCGCTGCCTTCTATCAGGAATTTTTTTTGATCGCCTTTGCTGTAAGCGTGTACCATAAGCGGGAGTATTCCATCAACGACAGCATTTTCATGGATGCCTTCTATATCGATCGCTGGGCCGTTACGGACCTCGAATGCAATATTTCTAATTCCTTCACTGCCATTATTGCTCAGGCTTATGATCCTTAATGTATGCCTGCCGTCGGTCAGCTTGCTTGTGTCCAAATCAAAGCTAACAGGGGCTTTGAATTCGCCTAACGGTTGGGTTTCATTGTCCAAAAAGATCTTGACAGTACATTGGTCACGCATCTTGTTCGGGATTTAAAAATGAATATTTGATATGGTCCTTATTGTCCTCTTTGGGGCGGATGAGCCATTTGATAGTGAGAAACAGAGATACAAGCGCGATCACTGCCGTAACTATAACGATCACGTAATCCCAATTGCTCTCGGGGCCGGTGCCGTGGATGGAGATGTATTTCAAAGTCTTCGGTTTGTTGCGTTCACAAACGGGACAGGCTGTTACCATCAGCTGCATTATCATGACCGCAATAAAAAGTATCAACACTTTCATTTGGCTGCTGCTTTTATTTTGACAAAATCCATCAGCTTCTTTATTTCCTCTGGTGTAACCGTTTTGCCATTGTTGCCCCAGCTTGTGCGCTCATAATTAATAATGGCTGCTACATCGTTTTCGGTAAACGACATATTTGTTCCGACCGCGGCCATTACACCAAACTCTGGCCGTGCATCGTATCCGTTCATGATAATGTCTACATATAGTTCCAGGTTGTCGCCCGTTACAATGGGACTGCCTTTCAATGGAGGGAATGCTCCGGCCAATCCTTCACCCGTTGGCTGGTGGCAGCTCTGACAGTTTGCTTCGTATAGTGTTTTTCCCTCGGCAGCTGTTGCTCCTTTTGCGCCGGTGGTTTTCTTTTCGGGTCTTTTATATAAGAAGAGTTGCGGCTTGATGTCTCCCGGTAGGGCTGCTTGCTTCAACGACTGCAGGTAAGCTACCAATTGTAGTGCTTTCTTCGTGGCTATCACTTTGCCTTTTCGTCCCGACAGGAATTGCGCCGGCACGTTGACGATGACATCGTTCTTGCCGGGATTTTTCTTGATCTCAAATAGCCACTCATAACTAGGCATTATCGATTCAGCCACCACTGATCTTGGGTTGAATAAATGCATCAGGTTCCAGTCTTTGCTCGGTTGCCGGTTGCCTACGTCTGTAAGGTCGGGGCCTGTCCGCTCTGTTCCTGTTAGTGTGGCTGTATTAGCCCATAAGCTGGTTCTGCGTATATGTGCGTAGTCGGCAGGTATACCTGGCCGGGAGCCAAATGCTTTGTCCATGTCTACATTCCGTACCTGCTGTGTATGGCAAGCTACACAGCCTTCTGCTATGTATATCTTCTTGCCCGCCAGCACATCGCCATGCAAGGGCTCTGTGCCGGGAAGAGGCGAATTGTTCTTTTGGTTTACAAGAGCGGGCCTGATCGCAACAAAGTAAGTTAGGAACAGGAACAACGATCCGGCTAGTGCAAAGAGTTTTCGATGGTCGTGAAAGATCGACATAGTGATAAGCTTTAGTCAATTACACGGGTTAGTTTGAAGAAGATGGCGATTGATTGGCCAATTGTCTCATGGCTTCGGTTCCTACGTCTATTTCTTCTGTTCGGCTGGCGGTCATCTTGTAGAAGTTATACAGGTAGATAACGTGCGATATGAACATAAGGCTGCCCCCGATAGCACGCCAGAGCCAATAGTCAAACATTTTGACAACGCTATTTATGAAAGGTTCTCCGTTCATCCACATG is a genomic window containing:
- the ligA gene encoding NAD-dependent DNA ligase LigA, translating into MYTSQDEQRLYQQAKTLLTSESGNVEQDIEALREVINYADWKYYVQSEPVLADVEYDTLFKKLKGLEEQYPEQVTADSPTQRVALGLSEKFPAVSHLVPMLSLDNTYNADDLRDWDRRCRELAGTDQIEYCAEPKYDGASVSVIYEDGKLTRGATRGDGIMGEDVTVNIKQIRSMPLSAGFTKEGISQIEIRGEVVIHKDVFAEYNRQRAAEGLSPLANPRNAASGTLRILDPREVGKRKLSVTLYHISDYTLERGKDVPAKLHTHYDSLEYLYSLGFPTPVREMKRFSNIEDVIKFCDEFEQKRDDLPFEVDGLVIKVNQFDLQDRMGMTTHHPRWAVAYKFKARQATSKLQRVEFQVGRTGSVTPVAKIEPVPIGGVTVTSISLFNEDVVREKDLHIGDTVLVERAGDVIPYIVKPLAELRDGSEEKIVFPTHCPVCNEALERPEEEAVWRCININCPAQVVERIIHFASKDAMDIRNLGGANILKFYDLELLKDIPGIYHLDFDKIKQLEGFGEKSITNLRTAIDNSKKQPLNRVIFGLGIRHVGETMAKTLANAVNHIRELYDWDEEKLVSLEDVGPKVAASVAHFFHNPENRHMIDLLEKEGVNLESHHKSQRQAEGGLLGKTFLFTGTLSHFKRSDAEAMVEDKGGTLLSGVSSKLNYLVVGEDAGSKLEKAKKLGTVTILTETEFLELITK
- a CDS encoding L-threonylcarbamoyladenylate synthase, with amino-acid sequence MLLHIHPDDPQPRNIKTVVDCLKGGGVIIYPTDTIYGLGCDIYNTAAIERICRIKGIEPKKAQFSFVCTDLAHLSDYAKSVSTPIFRLLKAALPGPYTFILEASKQVPKMLKTKKDTVGIRIPDHNITQAIVRELGNPIMSVSLPMDEDVEYYTDPELMHERFAKLVDIVIDGGSGNTISSTVIDCTSGEAQLVREGAGDWENLLG
- a CDS encoding glycosyltransferase family 2 protein, producing the protein MFSIIIPTWNNVDFVKLCVESIRKNSTMNHQVILHINDGSDGTKQWAEEQRLDFTHTDTNAGICVAVNTAAGLAAHDYIVYMNDDMYVCPGWDKHLADEIKTLGTDMFMLSSTMIEPNESGNRSVVVQDFGKDLTSFDEAGLLSAYERLEKPDWNGSAWPPTIVHKKYWQITGGYSIEFSPGLSSDDDFAMKMWQAGCRIFKGVGRSKVYHFQSKSLYRIKKNNGRKQFLMKWGINQSTFNKFFLRRGALYKGPLTTPQRRQIRSELWRAWLKRKLY
- a CDS encoding ATP-binding protein is translated as MQVKKIVVIGPESTGKSTLSEMLAASLKTVWVPEYAREYLEQREGVYEESDLLEIAKGQLKLEDEQLAKANKFLICDTDLYVLKVWSEHKYGRCHQSILDEISRRHYDMYLLTDIDIEWQDDPLREHPLPEMRQYFFNIYRDIVENSGVPWALVSSTPEERLKAALKAINSLI
- the pnuC gene encoding nicotinamide riboside transporter PnuC, which produces MDVSAWLSLFKTGIAQTSIIEWIAVIFSIASVLLANRNNVLLYPTGIVSTLIFIYLMGKPSTGLYAEALLNFYYFIMSVYGWWRWQKNKENENAIAITHNSKKDWLITIAIATIGWAVFYLLLSHFTDSTVPAIDAFVSATACAGMWLLAKHKVENWVLLNISNIVAIPLLVYKGLVLTSALTVFLFIVAVLGYIRWSRLYELSHQKQQAA
- a CDS encoding cytochrome C; this encodes MRDQCTVKIFLDNETQPLGEFKAPVSFDLDTSKLTDGRHTLRIISLSNNGSEGIRNIAFEVRNGPAIDIEGIHENAVVDGILPLMVHAYSKGDQKKFLIEGSETPRSIPAWLWVVIVLLLGWGMYFFITSLNMAL
- a CDS encoding cytochrome c gives rise to the protein MSIFHDHRKLFALAGSLFLFLTYFVAIRPALVNQKNNSPLPGTEPLHGDVLAGKKIYIAEGCVACHTQQVRNVDMDKAFGSRPGIPADYAHIRRTSLWANTATLTGTERTGPDLTDVGNRQPSKDWNLMHLFNPRSVVAESIMPSYEWLFEIKKNPGKNDVIVNVPAQFLSGRKGKVIATKKALQLVAYLQSLKQAALPGDIKPQLFLYKRPEKKTTGAKGATAAEGKTLYEANCQSCHQPTGEGLAGAFPPLKGSPIVTGDNLELYVDIIMNGYDARPEFGVMAAVGTNMSFTENDVAAIINYERTSWGNNGKTVTPEEIKKLMDFVKIKAAAK